From a region of the Microterricola gilva genome:
- a CDS encoding glycoside hydrolase family 3 protein produces the protein MSTTTRTTDTVGTPLQRADALLQQLTLEEKALQLSATMPIGLFGVDGLIESQATKVLGHGIGQISALGMFGHKSPAKTAHTVNEIQHFLVENTRLGIPAIFHNEALNGVIAPDFTVFPTAIGLAASWNPEAVGDMAELIRRQMRSVGFLQALAPVMDVARDARWGRVHETYGEDPYLASALSVAFTKGLQGTDLREGVIATAKHFLGYAMTEGGQNMAATQATNRELREVYARPFAAAIELAGLASVMNSYSEVDGIPVGASGAILNDLLRDELGFEGTVVSDYMTIAMLHSRQRIAKDMAEAGVLALTAGLDVELPAIVGYGTLLAEQVRAGKLDEDVLDTSVRRVLRDKFALGLFERPFIDEDPIVLGGIAQQGVELANQLASESITLLKNEAGILPLSTQVKRIAIVGPHADEVGFAFPGYTYPRTLGMLGAMMMGSDDEGAMAGLDGLGGEMPPEAMAAAGAEFGAAFAVSPEEYIRQHYGTISLAEAVRQLVPDAEVTVVSGCGVLDSEPHDIDAAVAASADADVVIAAFGGRGGFFGGPITEGEGVDTAAIDLPRTQRELIEAVAATGTPVVGVLSTGRPMAITEALPALTALVHAYYGGQQGTRAIADALFGFTNPSGKLPYSMPRHSGQVPVYSGQHTGSGYRRPESDMHKGYRDMPATPLFAFGHGLSYTSFAYGDVTLSAASVETTGSIDVSVNVENTGTVSGVEIVQLYISDTATGLVRPLQELVGFHRITLAPRAANTVTFSVRMDQLAYLGLDGKTFIMEAGPVDVLVGSASDDIRARASFEVTGPTVELGRSRSYLSESRAQ, from the coding sequence ATGAGCACGACAACCAGAACGACCGACACCGTCGGAACCCCTCTTCAGCGCGCGGATGCGCTACTGCAGCAGCTGACGCTCGAGGAGAAGGCCCTCCAGCTCTCGGCGACCATGCCGATCGGACTGTTCGGCGTCGATGGCCTGATCGAGTCGCAGGCGACCAAGGTGCTCGGCCACGGCATCGGGCAGATCTCGGCACTCGGCATGTTCGGCCACAAGTCGCCGGCGAAGACAGCCCACACCGTCAACGAGATCCAGCACTTCCTTGTAGAAAACACCCGCCTGGGCATCCCTGCGATCTTCCACAATGAAGCCCTCAACGGGGTGATCGCACCGGACTTCACCGTGTTCCCCACGGCGATCGGACTGGCCGCGAGCTGGAACCCCGAAGCCGTCGGGGATATGGCCGAACTCATCCGTCGGCAGATGCGCAGCGTCGGCTTCCTGCAGGCACTCGCACCCGTCATGGACGTCGCCCGCGACGCCCGGTGGGGTCGCGTGCACGAGACCTACGGGGAGGACCCCTACCTCGCATCCGCCCTCAGCGTGGCCTTCACCAAGGGCCTGCAAGGTACGGACCTCCGCGAGGGCGTCATCGCCACCGCTAAGCACTTCCTCGGGTACGCGATGACCGAGGGCGGCCAGAACATGGCCGCCACACAGGCAACGAACCGCGAACTGCGCGAGGTGTACGCACGGCCTTTCGCCGCCGCCATCGAGCTCGCCGGCCTGGCATCGGTCATGAACTCCTACTCCGAGGTCGACGGAATCCCCGTCGGCGCATCCGGCGCGATCCTCAACGACCTGCTGCGCGATGAGCTCGGCTTCGAGGGAACCGTCGTGTCGGACTACATGACCATCGCGATGCTGCACTCGCGCCAGCGGATCGCCAAGGATATGGCGGAGGCCGGTGTGCTCGCACTCACCGCGGGTCTGGATGTCGAACTACCCGCGATCGTCGGCTACGGCACCCTGCTTGCCGAACAGGTACGCGCCGGCAAGCTCGACGAGGATGTGCTCGACACCTCGGTGCGCAGGGTCCTGCGCGACAAGTTCGCCCTCGGCTTGTTCGAGCGACCTTTCATTGACGAGGACCCCATCGTTCTCGGAGGCATCGCCCAGCAGGGCGTTGAACTCGCGAACCAACTGGCCAGCGAATCGATCACGCTGTTGAAGAACGAGGCGGGCATCCTTCCGCTCTCCACACAGGTGAAGAGGATCGCGATCGTCGGCCCGCACGCCGACGAGGTCGGATTCGCTTTCCCCGGCTACACCTACCCGCGCACTCTCGGGATGCTCGGCGCCATGATGATGGGCAGCGATGATGAGGGCGCGATGGCGGGCCTCGACGGCCTCGGCGGCGAGATGCCCCCGGAAGCGATGGCGGCCGCCGGCGCTGAGTTCGGTGCGGCCTTCGCGGTCTCACCCGAAGAGTACATCCGCCAGCACTACGGCACGATCAGCCTCGCGGAGGCCGTGCGGCAGCTGGTGCCCGACGCCGAGGTCACGGTAGTTTCCGGATGCGGCGTGCTCGACTCCGAGCCGCATGACATCGACGCCGCGGTCGCGGCTTCAGCAGATGCCGACGTCGTGATTGCGGCCTTCGGCGGACGCGGCGGCTTCTTCGGCGGGCCGATCACCGAGGGTGAAGGGGTGGACACCGCCGCCATTGACCTGCCTCGCACGCAGCGCGAACTGATCGAGGCCGTGGCGGCGACGGGAACCCCCGTGGTCGGGGTGCTCTCCACCGGGCGCCCGATGGCGATCACCGAGGCCCTCCCCGCGCTGACCGCACTGGTACACGCCTACTACGGCGGGCAGCAGGGTACGCGTGCCATCGCCGACGCGCTCTTCGGATTCACAAACCCGAGCGGCAAGCTGCCTTACAGCATGCCGCGGCACTCCGGCCAGGTTCCGGTCTATTCGGGCCAGCACACGGGCAGCGGCTACCGTCGCCCCGAGAGCGACATGCACAAGGGCTACCGCGATATGCCTGCCACTCCCCTATTTGCGTTCGGTCACGGACTCAGCTACACGTCGTTCGCCTATGGCGACGTGACCCTGAGCGCCGCATCCGTTGAGACGACTGGTTCCATCGATGTCAGCGTCAACGTCGAGAACACGGGAACCGTGAGCGGCGTGGAGATCGTGCAGCTTTACATCAGCGACACCGCCACCGGCCTGGTGCGACCCCTCCAAGAGCTCGTCGGCTTCCACCGCATCACACTCGCGCCGCGCGCCGCGAATACGGTGACCTTCTCGGTGCGAATGGACCAGCTCGCCTACCTGGGACTCGACGGAAAGACGTTCATCATGGAAGCCGGCCCCGTCGATGTTCTCGTCGGCTCGGCATCCGACGACATCCGTGCCCGGGCGAGCTTCGAGGTCACTGGCCCGACCGTTGAGCTCGGCCGTTCGCGATCCTACCTTTCGGAATCGCGAGCCCAGTAG
- a CDS encoding S1C family serine protease: MSEMSPDAKALDAYSRTVMRVTQAVLPSVAAVDVRVRQARGAGSASVITADRHLLTSAHVVDGATEVSLAFSDGTSAPAHVVGSDPLSDLAVLWADGPTPPPVTLGDAASLQVGQLVVALGNPLGLAGSVTAGIVSGLGRSLPTRSGRVIDEVIQTDAALNPGNSGGVLADSAARMVGVNTAVAGFGLGLAVPINANTLAIIEALRTTGRVRRAWLGIAGAKVPLSPAAASRVGSDAGMQIVSVIAGSPASASGARVGDIVLSLDGVPILTPTDVQRAMVEGAIGRRMEMTVWRNGALVDVVVEPEELQ, from the coding sequence ATGAGCGAGATGTCTCCCGACGCGAAAGCACTGGATGCTTATTCGAGGACGGTGATGCGTGTGACACAAGCGGTGCTGCCGTCGGTCGCAGCTGTGGACGTACGCGTTCGCCAGGCGCGCGGCGCTGGCAGCGCGTCGGTGATCACGGCCGACCGACATCTGCTCACGAGCGCTCACGTCGTGGACGGGGCCACCGAGGTGAGTCTGGCGTTCTCGGACGGCACCTCCGCGCCTGCGCACGTTGTCGGCTCCGATCCCCTCTCCGACCTCGCCGTGCTCTGGGCCGACGGGCCGACGCCACCACCGGTGACTCTTGGCGATGCGGCGTCCCTACAGGTCGGACAACTCGTCGTAGCGCTCGGCAACCCGCTTGGATTGGCTGGCAGCGTCACCGCCGGCATCGTGTCCGGGCTGGGCCGCTCGTTGCCGACCCGCTCCGGACGCGTGATCGACGAGGTGATCCAGACCGACGCGGCTCTCAATCCGGGCAATAGCGGCGGCGTGCTTGCAGACAGCGCGGCTCGCATGGTCGGGGTCAACACGGCCGTTGCAGGATTCGGCCTCGGCCTCGCGGTGCCGATCAACGCAAACACGCTCGCCATCATCGAAGCACTGCGCACCACCGGGCGCGTTCGCCGTGCCTGGCTGGGGATCGCGGGCGCGAAAGTGCCACTGAGTCCTGCCGCAGCCTCACGAGTCGGGTCGGACGCGGGCATGCAGATCGTCTCTGTCATCGCCGGCAGCCCGGCCTCTGCCAGCGGCGCGCGCGTCGGTGACATCGTCCTCTCACTCGACGGCGTCCCGATTCTCACCCCGACCGACGTGCAGCGCGCGATGGTCGAGGGTGCGATCGGACGCCGCATGGAGATGACCGTATGGCGCAACGGAGCGCTCGTCGACGTCGTCGTCGAACCGGAAGAACTGCAGTGA
- a CDS encoding SDR family NAD(P)-dependent oxidoreductase: MADVVLITGTSSGMGMHAAVELARRGLRVVATLRDTSRADTLTAAAHAAGVELDIRALDVVDHDAAARVVHEIIADHGQIDVLVNNAGRGSVATAEQLSMAQIQAQLDINYLAPVNLAKLVLPGMRERGRGRILTITSVGGVVGQPFADAYCGAKFAVEGFMQSLAVVAERFGVQVGVIEPAAVASDFVANVERPTDAGAYRPLLDAYIARTSGAFANAQSSANAGVAIADAVTDDAFSFRRQTSDSAVAFVGVSLADPDGERVLAFTRPWIA; encoded by the coding sequence ATGGCTGATGTGGTGCTCATCACTGGAACGTCGTCGGGCATGGGAATGCATGCCGCCGTCGAACTCGCCCGCCGCGGGCTCAGGGTTGTCGCAACGCTGCGTGACACCTCGCGTGCCGACACGCTGACCGCCGCTGCGCACGCCGCGGGCGTCGAGCTCGACATCCGGGCACTCGATGTCGTCGATCACGATGCTGCGGCACGGGTTGTGCACGAGATCATTGCGGACCACGGGCAGATCGATGTGCTCGTCAACAATGCGGGGCGCGGCAGCGTCGCGACCGCCGAGCAGCTCTCGATGGCCCAGATTCAGGCGCAGCTCGACATCAACTACCTTGCTCCCGTCAACCTCGCAAAGCTCGTCCTCCCTGGAATGCGCGAGCGTGGCCGCGGCCGCATCCTCACCATCACCAGCGTCGGCGGCGTCGTTGGCCAGCCTTTCGCCGACGCGTACTGCGGAGCGAAGTTCGCAGTCGAGGGCTTCATGCAGTCATTGGCCGTCGTCGCCGAACGGTTCGGCGTCCAGGTCGGTGTCATCGAACCTGCCGCCGTGGCCAGCGATTTCGTTGCCAACGTGGAGCGCCCGACGGACGCCGGAGCATACCGGCCCCTGTTGGACGCCTATATTGCGCGGACGTCCGGCGCCTTCGCGAACGCGCAGTCATCGGCGAACGCCGGAGTCGCCATCGCGGACGCCGTCACCGACGACGCGTTCTCCTTCCGCCGACAAACCTCCGACTCGGCCGTCGCGTTCGTCGGCGTTTCGCTGGCAGATCCGGACGGGGAGCGGGTGCTCGCGTTCACGCGCCCCTGGATCGCCTGA
- a CDS encoding SMI1/KNR4 family protein — translation MEHKDVWNLSVSQPLAPILSEHTIEHHRLPDGVGFPPSYVSFVRAFGWGRLFGLWLIYTPVSSGFADGVVGRGRYLTEQLHDDFSEARVEGYDWKIEPDGSWDTAQRLTVFAMSENGDYLAWDTGARDDNDELPIYHTARFNSLTRIGSNLYEAIEWLRERDSAPDFDPTQFRPLVPAAL, via the coding sequence GTGGAACACAAAGATGTATGGAACCTGTCTGTCAGCCAGCCACTCGCCCCGATTCTCAGTGAACACACCATCGAGCATCACAGGCTGCCCGACGGGGTCGGGTTTCCGCCCTCCTACGTCTCATTCGTCCGAGCTTTCGGCTGGGGTCGCCTGTTCGGGCTCTGGCTCATCTACACACCCGTGTCTTCAGGATTCGCCGACGGGGTTGTGGGTCGAGGCAGGTACCTGACCGAGCAGCTCCACGATGACTTCAGCGAGGCTCGGGTCGAGGGCTATGACTGGAAGATCGAGCCGGATGGCTCTTGGGACACCGCGCAGCGACTGACGGTCTTCGCAATGAGCGAGAACGGCGACTACCTAGCCTGGGACACCGGCGCCCGCGACGACAATGACGAACTGCCGATCTACCACACCGCTCGCTTCAACTCACTGACCAGAATCGGTTCCAACTTGTACGAGGCGATCGAATGGCTTCGAGAACGTGACAGTGCCCCGGACTTCGACCCCACCCAGTTCAGGCCGTTGGTTCCAGCCGCGCTGTGA
- a CDS encoding HAD family hydrolase: MPVFLDLDNTLVDRDAAFSQWADVAVASWGGEASDAEWLIRADAHGYTPRAELAAMILERLKPDTSDLDVLVAQLLYEHVDFIECYPGVLAQLDGLAAIGERLVIVTNGDSQQQRMKLRRTALAEIVTGSVISGELGFKKPDARIFAAAREVAQADGIAWMVGDHAEADIAGGRAAGLATAWVAHGRLWSEPWAPTLMCDGTAEVLALINSSVRSAR; encoded by the coding sequence GTGCCGGTATTCCTTGACCTTGATAACACTCTCGTAGATAGAGACGCCGCATTTTCGCAGTGGGCCGACGTTGCAGTCGCGTCGTGGGGTGGTGAGGCGTCGGACGCCGAATGGCTGATTCGAGCGGACGCGCACGGCTACACGCCTCGTGCTGAGTTGGCAGCGATGATCCTCGAGAGATTGAAGCCTGATACTTCCGACCTCGATGTCCTTGTCGCGCAGCTGCTCTACGAGCACGTCGACTTCATCGAGTGTTACCCCGGCGTCTTGGCACAGCTCGACGGCTTGGCTGCAATCGGTGAACGTCTCGTGATCGTCACAAACGGAGATTCCCAACAGCAGCGGATGAAGCTTCGGCGCACTGCGCTCGCTGAGATTGTGACCGGCAGCGTCATCTCAGGCGAGCTTGGCTTCAAGAAGCCCGACGCGCGAATCTTCGCGGCTGCACGCGAAGTTGCTCAGGCGGACGGAATCGCCTGGATGGTCGGTGATCACGCCGAAGCCGATATCGCAGGGGGGCGGGCAGCCGGGTTGGCAACTGCTTGGGTGGCTCACGGTCGGCTCTGGTCGGAACCATGGGCGCCGACGCTAATGTGTGACGGGACTGCGGAGGTGCTCGCGTTGATCAACAGCTCCGTGCGAAGTGCCCGCTGA
- a CDS encoding putative immunity protein has product MVSPQALSESDRRQVAAWAADCAERVLPVFEAEAPSDARPREAIARARAFARGELDTAGEIRQRFVAGRAAHAVSSPAAAAAARAAAQAAGVAHMGAHALGAAAYAAKAVGLAAPDRPAAVDEEIAWQLEQLTQQPRSALRKLPLLGEDSAGPLGPGLLASGVLGSSIRQLQAAIAGS; this is encoded by the coding sequence ATGGTTTCCCCGCAGGCGCTGAGTGAATCCGACCGGCGGCAGGTCGCCGCATGGGCGGCCGACTGTGCTGAACGGGTCCTGCCCGTCTTTGAAGCGGAAGCCCCATCCGACGCTCGACCCCGTGAGGCCATCGCCCGAGCCCGGGCGTTTGCTCGCGGTGAGCTCGACACTGCCGGCGAGATCCGCCAACGGTTCGTCGCAGGGCGGGCCGCGCACGCGGTGAGCTCTCCTGCGGCTGCGGCCGCCGCGCGCGCCGCTGCACAGGCCGCAGGCGTCGCCCACATGGGCGCGCACGCGCTCGGTGCGGCCGCGTACGCCGCCAAGGCGGTCGGGCTGGCGGCTCCAGACCGTCCTGCGGCCGTCGACGAGGAGATTGCCTGGCAGCTTGAGCAGCTGACGCAGCAGCCGAGGTCCGCGCTGCGGAAGCTGCCACTGCTCGGTGAGGACTCAGCTGGGCCGCTTGGCCCAGGACTTCTCGCCTCTGGAGTCCTCGGCTCAAGTATCCGGCAACTCCAAGCGGCCATAGCCGGCTCCTAG
- a CDS encoding dihydrofolate reductase family protein translates to MRKLIVQQWVTVDNIAAEDDGGLSFVAGEPFDDTVTTPFKSSLMGFIDSVDTMILGANTYTQSKDYWPHAEEQGEYGHKLNTLAKYVASSALDDAPWGDFPAATVTRDPAGTIRELKTQSGKDIWLWGSLTLMRSLMDAGIVDELRLLVCPASRGTGRRIFEDSRTLSLLEATPFDNGVVLLRYAITN, encoded by the coding sequence ATGCGAAAGCTCATCGTGCAGCAGTGGGTGACGGTCGACAACATCGCCGCGGAGGACGACGGCGGGCTCAGCTTCGTGGCGGGCGAGCCATTCGACGACACCGTAACAACTCCGTTCAAGAGCAGCCTGATGGGCTTCATCGACTCGGTCGACACGATGATTCTCGGCGCGAACACCTACACGCAGTCCAAGGATTACTGGCCGCACGCTGAGGAGCAGGGGGAGTACGGCCACAAGCTCAACACGCTCGCCAAGTACGTCGCATCGTCGGCACTGGATGACGCACCCTGGGGCGACTTTCCGGCGGCGACGGTGACACGCGACCCCGCAGGCACGATCCGGGAACTCAAGACGCAGAGCGGCAAGGACATCTGGCTGTGGGGGAGCCTGACGCTGATGCGATCTCTGATGGATGCCGGCATCGTCGATGAACTCCGCCTGCTCGTCTGCCCGGCATCCCGCGGCACCGGCAGGCGCATCTTCGAGGATTCGCGCACCCTGAGCCTGCTCGAGGCCACGCCGTTCGACAACGGCGTGGTGCTCCTGCGTTACGCGATCACGAACTAG
- a CDS encoding CDGSH iron-sulfur domain-containing protein, translating into MTRPSEVSVTACPNGPLIVRGDVELRGEDGDVLPRTRKTVALCRCGASTIRPYCDGSHTLVGFRTERPPASPAVEFD; encoded by the coding sequence ATGACCAGGCCGAGCGAGGTGTCGGTGACCGCGTGCCCGAACGGGCCACTGATCGTGCGGGGCGACGTTGAGTTGCGCGGCGAGGACGGCGATGTGCTGCCGAGGACGCGCAAGACGGTCGCACTCTGCCGCTGCGGCGCCTCCACGATCCGTCCGTACTGTGACGGAAGCCACACGCTCGTCGGGTTCCGCACGGAGCGCCCGCCCGCGTCTCCGGCCGTCGAGTTCGACTGA
- a CDS encoding iron-containing redox enzyme family protein — MAMPEARGPASAALNTWLGSGSGQRPASVMHDVRRAIDDSESVLDDDDIQLALFVLYELHYGGVAGVDETFEWNPELLEVRAEIERSFEAELRREVSQPHAVRGVSEALFELVRGDDGPSLSRFVESEASLEQYREVLVNRSIYTLKEADPHSWAIPRLHRGAKAALVEIQADEYGGGRPDRLHATIFARCMEERGLDSSYGAYADHVHANVFASLNTMSLFGLHRRLRGAIVGHLAAYEMTSSLPCRAYANGIRRLGLGPEASDYFDEHVEADAVHEQIAARDLAGALATDEPELVDDILFGAAACLTVDGNLWGSVLKAFTEGRSSLRMAVA; from the coding sequence ATGGCTATGCCGGAGGCCAGGGGCCCTGCCTCGGCGGCACTCAACACGTGGCTGGGCAGCGGATCGGGGCAGCGGCCGGCATCCGTGATGCACGACGTGCGGCGCGCCATAGACGACAGCGAATCAGTCTTAGATGACGACGACATCCAGCTCGCCCTCTTCGTACTGTATGAGCTGCACTATGGGGGAGTCGCCGGCGTCGACGAGACTTTCGAGTGGAACCCGGAGCTGCTCGAGGTGCGGGCCGAGATCGAGAGGTCATTCGAGGCAGAGTTGCGCAGAGAGGTTAGTCAGCCGCACGCGGTCCGCGGAGTCTCGGAGGCCCTGTTCGAACTCGTCCGCGGCGACGACGGGCCCAGCCTGTCTCGGTTCGTCGAATCGGAGGCGAGCCTCGAGCAGTACCGCGAGGTGCTTGTGAACCGGTCCATCTACACGCTCAAGGAGGCCGATCCGCACAGCTGGGCGATCCCGCGCCTGCACCGCGGCGCGAAGGCCGCCCTCGTGGAGATCCAGGCTGACGAATACGGGGGAGGGCGCCCGGACCGACTCCACGCCACGATCTTCGCCCGATGCATGGAGGAGCGTGGCCTCGACAGCAGTTACGGCGCATACGCGGACCACGTGCACGCGAACGTGTTCGCCTCGCTCAACACGATGTCGCTGTTCGGGCTGCACCGCCGGCTGCGCGGTGCGATCGTCGGGCACCTCGCCGCCTATGAGATGACATCGTCGTTGCCCTGCCGCGCCTACGCCAACGGCATCCGTCGTCTGGGGCTCGGCCCCGAAGCAAGCGACTACTTCGACGAACACGTCGAGGCGGATGCCGTGCACGAGCAGATCGCCGCGCGCGACCTCGCCGGGGCACTGGCCACGGACGAACCCGAGCTGGTCGACGACATCCTCTTCGGCGCGGCAGCCTGCCTGACCGTGGACGGGAACCTGTGGGGGAGCGTGTTGAAGGCGTTCACCGAGGGGCGCTCGTCGCTGCGCATGGCGGTCGCATGA